GGCCAGTTCGGCGTCCCCGTCGCCATCGATACCGACGTCAACGGCGCGGCCATGGGCGAATGGATGGCGGGCGCGGGGCGCGGCAGGCGCACTGTTGCCTACACCACGGTCGGCACCGGCATCGGCACCGGCGTGGTGACGGACGGTCGCCCGCTTTTCGGCGCCTCGCATTACGAGATGGGTCATGTGCGCCCTGCCCGCCCTGCGCTGGACGATGGCTGGCACGGCAATTGTCCGTTTCACGGCGACTGTCTGGAAGGGCTCGTCAGCGGCCCGGCGATCATCGCGCGCTGGGGAACCGACCTATCGCAAGCCAGCGAAGCGCAGGTAATGCTGGTTGCGGATTACCTCGCCGAATTTGCCGCGTCGCTGGCGTTGATGCACGCGCCTGACGTGATGATCTTCGGCGGCGGCGTGTTCAACACGCCGGGGCTGCTGGAGGCGCTGCGCGAAAAGACGCGGGCGAAGCTGGCGGGATATGCGGCCTTCTACGACCGGCCGCTCGACGATGTCATCGTCGCGCCCGCGTTGGGAGACGGTGCCGGCATAACGGGCGCCATCGCGCTCGGGCG
This is a stretch of genomic DNA from Aurantiacibacter arachoides. It encodes these proteins:
- a CDS encoding ROK family protein gives rise to the protein MGLIAGIEAGGTKFVAALASPDGRLLDRTRIATRAPAETFAELAEWFAATARRHGPIAAFGVASFGPLDLDPASPTHGSFTTTPKPGWSGANWHEALGQFGVPVAIDTDVNGAAMGEWMAGAGRGRRTVAYTTVGTGIGTGVVTDGRPLFGASHYEMGHVRPARPALDDGWHGNCPFHGDCLEGLVSGPAIIARWGTDLSQASEAQVMLVADYLAEFAASLALMHAPDVMIFGGGVFNTPGLLEALREKTRAKLAGYAAFYDRPLDDVIVAPALGDGAGITGAIALGRSILSNPSPPAKSR